TGCAAGAGCACTGTACTGTGGTACCCCATATTTAACTAAGAAGTTAAATTCTATTCTATTGCATCACATCAGACAAACGTTGCCAGATATTAAACATAAGATTGAGGTcactttgaagaaatatcaaactGAATTGTTAAGTTTGGGTCCAGAATCCCTATCATCTTCCAGTTCCATCGTGCTAAGCATGATCACAGACTTCTCAAAGGAATACACAGGTATATTGGATGGTGAAGCAAGGGAGCTTACAAGTAAAGAACTATCAGGTGGTGCTAGAGTCTCGTTTGTGTTCCAtgaaatcttcaagaatGGTGTTTACGCCTTGGATCCATTCGATCAAATTAAGGACTCCGATATCAGAACTATTATGTACAATTGTTCTGGTTCAGCGCCTTCTTTGTTTGTGGGTACCGAAGCATTTGAAGTCTTGGTGAAGAAGCAAATTAGTAGGTTCGAACAACCTTCTTTACGTTTGGTCAACTTAGTTTTCGATGAATTGGTCCGTATACTAAAGCAGATTATCAACCAACCAAAATACAGCAGATACCCAAGCCTAAGAGATGCTATCTCGAATAACTTCGTTCAATTCCTGAAAGAGGCGGTCATTCCAACTAATGACTTTGTCGTCGACATCATAAAATCTGAACAAACTTATATCAATACAGCTCATCCAGACCTATTAAAGGGCTCTCAAGCAATGGCTATGGTTGAAGAAAGACTACATCCACGCCAAGTGGATCCAAAGACCGGTAAACCGATTGCTGCTCAACCTGTAAAAGCCGAAGAAACTAGACCATCTGGTTTCTTTGGTGGTTTCTTCTCATCGAAGAGTAAGACTAGAGCTTCTGTTTTGGAAAATCCACCAAATGTTTTAGAAGCCACTGGTCAAATGACTGAAAGGGAAAAACTTGAAACGGAAGTTATTAAATTACTTATCGACAGCTATTTCAGCATCGTCAAGAGATCCGTGGCAGACTTCATTCCAAAGGCTGTTATGCTAAAATTAATCGTTAAGAGTAAAAATGacattcaaaagattctACTTGAGAAATTATACAGCAGCGAAAATCTTGACGAGCTAACGAAGGAAAGTGATTTGACTACccaaagaaggaaagaatgtCAAAAGATGGTCAATATTCTAACTCATGCTAGTGAGATTGTTTCATCCGTTTGAATATTAAGTGCTTGTATTTATAAATTGAAACTGTTTTTCCCTCCATTTcatttcctcttttttttttctctggCTGCTCTGCCTATAGATTAGTGAAATAAATAGTGATATATATCATTGATAAAGAATATCAGaattattaattttttttttgtcatcGTTATCTTGCTTCCGAATTAAATGTATGTTTCGTTCTATTAACTTAGCTATTATTCTGTATTGGCATgtaacattttcaaatcctATTTTCCTAAAGCTAGTAATTTTTTGGTGACAAATATTGGCCATGCTAACGCTCAATGTATATTGTCTTGATTCACAGTGATTCACAGttatttgaatgaaaattACGAAGACtcatcaaatctttaaacATTTTCAACCAGGAAATAGATGATAAGCCTCTTAACTAATAGATTGCAGGATGCTGTTATGATCTCTAATATTGAATTTTATCGACAGTGAACTATTCCAATTTATGATAAATGTTCTCACTTTTTTTACACGTTTATACATGAATATTCACTTTGGCTATTCAATGTGATAATACTGATTTAACTAAATAAAACAAACAAGTACAAGCTGCTCGGACGGAAGGGTTCTGTGATTAAGGGTTTCTCTTGTGTACAATTGAGAAACTAACGAAACTCTAATCATAAACTGTTGAATATTTATATTAATCGTTGTCGTAGATATTAATGAGCGACCGGTTCGAAGTGTTTGTATTCTAAAGACttggaatttgaaggaaGCGACTTATTTTTACCTGCGTTTCGATGAAAAACATTTAAtaattaaaataaaattaaaataaaattcaaaaagaataaaaaataaaaaaataaaaaaatgaaaaaataaaataaaataaaagataATTCAATGAACTACGCTCTAAAACAATAATATTTTGTAGTAGTAAGAGTTTTTGATGGCTGGAATTTGAGTAGAGCAGCTCAAAGAAAGTACAAAGTGTGTAACAGTTTATAATGCCCTCTCAATGCGAGTCGTTATAAGTCTATAGAAATATTATGTTGTTGCCAAACtatattctttgaaatcaatcacgtgatattaAAAATATACTTTTTACCAAAATAATATTTTTGTAattttatttgaaagaaatcaaaaaaatttcaattaaaatattttttatttaatTTAATTTTAGCTTTTAATTAAcatatataatattttaTAATTTATTCTTTCAGTTTTAATAATTTAATATTACAAAGTTTGTTTCCGAAAATTAAAATATGTTTTGACGAATTGTATATTGTACTTACGGTTGGACTGATAACGTAAATTATTGGGGTTTATAGTGTAATGAATATAACTTTGAAGTAGGAGTAAATAGCCAAGGCTCTACACTTAATTCGTGGTGTGTCTTTATAGCAACAGAAGTCTCAAAGGATTTAGCATGAACAGCGCAGCACTTGAAGAGTTTTCTCGGTGCGTGACACATTTCACGAGGGGGAAGCACATGCAGGAATGATGCAGATAAATTTATTCCGAGGCCAAGATAGAATCCAAGTAAGTTACTATGCCGAAATACCTTGGCTTGCATAAACTGACGCAGCTTTTACACTGAGCAATCTATTACCTGCTTTCTGCCATTAACAGTCTAAAATACAAGCTATTACCCGTATAAATGTTAAAAATCGGAAAATAATGGTTTCTCGAATACATAAACTGAAGATTACCATATCACGTGCGCAATGACTGTGGTTTGTACGTGGCTCCAATGGCTTTCACAGAAACGTCAGGCTAAGACCAATTACCTGGTGTATGAAGCAACAGTCGACGTATCAATGAGAATCTTTCCAATCAATTGGTAAGCAGTATAAATAGCGAATAGTTCGATAATTCTCGAAACATGGCAGGTTCATTTTTTGATTGAGATGGTTATAATTTAGCTAAAATAGTGCGGATCTAAGGGCAGTGACATCTAAAATGGCTACCAACATCACTTGGCATCAAAATTTGACTTACGATGAACGTAAGGAATTGAGAAAGCAATCAGGATGCACTATTTGGTTAACCGGCCTAAGTGCTTCAGGTAAAAGCACCATTGCTTGCgctttggaacaattaCTGTTGAACAAAGGTCTATCAGCTTACAGATTGGATGGTGACAATATAAGATTTGGACTAAATAAGGATCTGGGTTTCTCTGAACAAGATAGAAACGAGAATATCCGTAGAATTTCAGAAGTTTCTAAGTTATTCGCTGACAGTTGTTCAATTGCCATTACTTCATTCATTTCTCCATACAGAATTGACCGTGACAAAGCCAGAGAGTTGCATAAAGAAGGTGCTTTAAAGTTCATTGAAGTATTTGTCGATGTTCCATTAGAAGTTGCAGAACAAAGAGATCCTAAAGGTTTATACAAAAAGGCTAGGGAAGGcattatcaaagaattcacTGGTATCTCCGCTCCTTACGAGACTCCGCTCTCACCAGAATTACATCTTAGAACTGATCAACAGTCAGTTGAAGAATGTGCTCTTAAAATCTATGAATATCTAGTCAAGGAAAAGCTAATTTAGTAAATATTAATTAAAAAGGTTGTTTCTAGAGTACGAAACTATGCACACCCTGGATTAATGACAGCTgtgaaaagaatataatttattattttacaATTTGTTTAATGTTTACCATAGGTATCATCAGCGTTTTAGACTGTTAAGTCTGGCTTGTAGTTCATCATCCGTAGTAGACCCAGTGACGGGTCCTGGACCGTCACCCGAAGATCCTATCGCCTCAGCAACCGCTCTTGCAGGTTCAGCTGCAGCCTGTTCGTTCTTTACCAGATCCTGTGGAGCAGTTTGTAACTTTGAATTTAGATCTACTCCAATTTCATCCAAGACTCTATTCACAATCTCGTCCGCTTCGTCATCCTCATCTAATTCATCACCCATGACATCATCAATAGATTCATCCATAAATTCTTGCCTTTGCTCCATTAAATCACTCTGCTTTTCGAACTCCATCGATATCCTTTGCAACTGTGGTAAATTCATTGATCTATTCATACCAGCCAATAGGCCGGTAGCTTCCCTCATAGAAACAGCCATTTGATCACTACTCCTGACAGCTTGAACTCTTAGTGAAATTGCTTGTAGTTGTGTTTTCATATTACCGAATTTTTCGGTATATTTCCTGGTTCTAACCAAATCCTTGGCTTGGATTTTAGCTGCATTGACTTGACCATTCTTAGCAGACTTCTTAATCTCTTgaatcaattttttttcctgaGCTtctagcttcttcttctctcTTTCAAGTTCTCTTTGTGCCCGCTCTAATGCCCTTTGGTTCTATCGTTACAAGTTGATGTACAAGCATGGATaagatatcaaatgaaCAAACCCATGAGTATtgtattgaaaaatgttAGTGAAACAATTCCATTTAAACTGGAGAAAGTGCCAAAATTAGAAAGGAGGACTCATCAACATATAGATACAACACATTGGCAAATAAAGTAAATAAAGTGTGTTGATTCTAGTAAGCTTTTGGTAGAAATTAACATACCTTCCTCATTCGTTCTTGAGGAGTCATACTCGATCCGAAAACCCATGATAGTAGACTCATGTTTGAATAAAAAACCGCTAGAGTTTGTGTAAAGCTGGGTATTACAATTTATTAGATACTTCGATATAGTAAAACCGCTTATTGACTAGATAACTCTCTTATATGTCGGTTACATTGGCGAGGTCATAGTGGGTCAAAGATTGGATTAGATATAAATTAAGTGGGATTTAATTTTAAAGGGAATACGTATTACCCGGAACTGGTGAAGCTATCGATCGGAAAGAGTAAATCGAGgatttgaaacttttgaaaaattgtttaGCGTCGACACTTAACAGAAGAGagaggaaaagaaactgaaatttCCCGTAACGAAGACGGTCCCTGTGTTGCATCTTTAGCTATATTAGACGAGGATAATATTTTGTTCGAAAATTTCCGGGAATTGATTACTATCTGATTTTTTTAGAAGGAGCTCTGAAATTACTATGTTATACGAACTGGTGAGTATCGTGCGTGTTAGCAATCCACTTGCAGCCAATGCTGAAGCTAAAGAGCTAGCTACCACTATTGGGAAGTTGATTATTCAGAATAGAGGAGTTGTGAGGAAAATTGTTCCTATGGGTAATAAGCTGTTGCCTAAGATTATAAAAAAGGATCAAGAGCAACATTTCCAAGGGTACCATTTCTTGATGTTGTTTGATTCATCTGCACCAGTACAAAGTGAAATTTTGAGaacgttgaagaaggatCCACGAGTTATCAGATCCAATATAATCAAATTAAGCACTCACAAGAAGCTAGATATTCCTACGTCGTTTGAAAGAGCTACTGGTAACCTTACGTCTTTGAGTAAACCAAAGACAAGTCCATTATAGACTATGAGGAAGGATGCATACTAAACGAAACATACTCTGTACACTAATAAACTAAACGTTAATCTACCCACTTATATAATCTGCGCTGACCCTGGGTTAGAGGATCTTTCTTGTAAATAAAACACATCGTGTTGAGATTCTTTCCACACAAAGCATTTATCTAACCATTCAATAGAAAACTATatcatttcaaagaaatccaaaaaAAGGAGTTACTGTACGAGAAAAAGATGCATTAGGTATATACGTATCTATAGTATAATTTATATGAGTGATTTAGAGTAATCTAAACTGTGCCTGTGTTGTGTATATTCGAGCGTATATGTGCGAAGTTaggagaaaaaaaaaaacaagatcAACAAGCAGTAACATCCGGCGAAGGACAAGTCCAAATGTATTagaggaaaaaaaggataatAGTGATGTAATTTCCCAGAATAGCTCCTTAGTAGTATTTCTATCAATCAAATCGTTGTTTGTTTGGTTTGGCAGTCGAGGTCCTCAACGGTAGATCCTGTTCTAGATTGTCAGTAGACGTAAGAGAAGAACGCG
The genomic region above belongs to Kluyveromyces lactis strain NRRL Y-1140 chromosome B complete sequence and contains:
- the MRP17 gene encoding mitochondrial 37S ribosomal protein bS6m (similar to uniprot|P28778 Saccharomyces cerevisiae YKL003C MRP17 Mitochondrial ribosomal protein of the small subunit MRP17 exhibits genetic interactions with PET122 encoding a COX3-specific translational activator) translates to MLYELVSIVRVSNPLAANAEAKELATTIGKLIIQNRGVVRKIVPMGNKLLPKIIKKDQEQHFQGYHFLMLFDSSAPVQSEILRTLKKDPRVIRSNIIKLSTHKKLDIPTSFERATGNLTSLSKPKTSPL
- the DID4 gene encoding ESCRT-III subunit protein DID4 (similar to uniprot|P36108 Saccharomyces cerevisiae YKL002W DID4 Class E Vps protein of the ESCRT-III complex required for sorting of integral membrane proteins into lumenal vesicles of multivesicular bodies and for delivery of newly synthesized vacuolar enzymes to the vacuole involved in endocytosis), with the translated sequence MSLLSWVFGSSMTPQERMRKNQRALERAQRELEREKKKLEAQEKKLIQEIKKSAKNGQVNAAKIQAKDLVRTRKYTEKFGNMKTQLQAISLRVQAVRSSDQMAVSMREATGLLAGMNRSMNLPQLQRISMEFEKQSDLMEQRQEFMDESIDDVMGDELDEDDEADEIVNRVLDEIGVDLNSKLQTAPQDLVKNEQAAAEPARAVAEAIGSSGDGPGPVTGSTTDDELQARLNSLKR
- the VPS1 gene encoding dynamin-like GTPase VPS1 (highly similar to uniprot|P21576 Saccharomyces cerevisiae YKR001C VPS1 GTPase required for vacuolar protein sorting, functions in actin cytoskeleton organization via its interaction with Sla1p): MDERLIATINKLQDALAPLGGGSQTPIDLPQITVVGSQSSGKSSVLENIVGRDFLPRGTGIVTRRPLILQLINRRVKKETKHATEELLDLDNSAANGGQNEDNAEEWGEFGHLPGKKLFNFNEIRKEIVLETDKSTGKNAGISAVPITLRVYSPHVLTLTLVDLPGLTKVPVGDQPADIERQIKDMILTYIKKPNAIILAVNPANADLANSDGLKLAREVDPDGSRTIGVLTKVDLMDEGTDVIDILAGRVIPLKFGYIPVINRGQKDIEKNKTIRSALEDEKRFFENHPSYSARALYCGTPYLTKKLNSILLHHIRQTLPDIKHKIEVTLKKYQTELLSLGPESLSSSSSIVLSMITDFSKEYTGILDGEARELTSKELSGGARVSFVFHEIFKNGVYALDPFDQIKDSDIRTIMYNCSGSAPSLFVGTEAFEVLVKKQISRFEQPSLRLVNLVFDELVRILKQIINQPKYSRYPSLRDAISNNFVQFLKEAVIPTNDFVVDIIKSEQTYINTAHPDLLKGSQAMAMVEERLHPRQVDPKTGKPIAAQPVKAEETRPSGFFGGFFSSKSKTRASVLENPPNVLEATGQMTEREKLETEVIKLLIDSYFSIVKRSVADFIPKAVMLKLIVKSKNDIQKILLEKLYSSENLDELTKESDLTTQRRKECQKMVNILTHASEIVSSV
- the MET14 gene encoding adenylyl-sulfate kinase (highly similar to uniprot|Q02196 Saccharomyces cerevisiae YKL001C MET14 Adenylylsulfate kinase required for sulfate assimilation and involved in methionine metabolism), whose protein sequence is MATNITWHQNLTYDERKELRKQSGCTIWLTGLSASGKSTIACALEQLLLNKGLSAYRLDGDNIRFGLNKDLGFSEQDRNENIRRISEVSKLFADSCSIAITSFISPYRIDRDKARELHKEGALKFIEVFVDVPLEVAEQRDPKGLYKKAREGIIKEFTGISAPYETPLSPELHLRTDQQSVEECALKIYEYLVKEKLI